The proteins below are encoded in one region of Sminthopsis crassicaudata isolate SCR6 chromosome 1, ASM4859323v1, whole genome shotgun sequence:
- the FST gene encoding follistatin isoform X2, translating into MLNLRNQPGMLLLLILLCQLMEDRTVQAGNCWLRQAKNGRCQVLYKTNLSKEECCSTGRLSTSWTAEDVNDNTLFKWMIFNGGAPNCIPCKETCDNVDCGPGKKCKMNKKNKPRCVCAPDCSNITWKGPVCGLDGKTYKNECALLKARCKEQPELEVQYQGKCKKTCRDVLCPGSSTCVVDQTNNAYCVTCNRICPEPTSSEQYLCGNDGITYPSACHLRKATCLLGRSIGLAYEGKCITKSCEDIHCSSGKKCLWDFKVGRGRCSLCDELCPESKSDEAVCASDNATYASECAMKEAACSTGVVLEVKHSGSCNSITEDTEEEEEDEDQDYSFPISSILEW; encoded by the exons ATGTTAAATCTGAGAAACCAGCCGGGCATGCTTTTACTCCTGATCCTGCTGTGCCAGCTCATGGAAGATCGCACAGTCCAGG CTGGGAATTGCTGGCTGCGGCAGGCAAAGAACGGTCGTTGCCAGGTCTTGTACAAAACTAACCTCAGCAAAGAAGAGTGTTGCAGCACCGGGAGGCTTAGCACTTCGTGGACTGCTGAAGACGTGAATGATAATACGCTTTTCAAGTGGATGATTTTTAACGGGGGCGCCCCAAACTGCATCCCTTGCAAAG AAACGTGCGACAACGTGGACTGTGGACCtggaaagaaatgcaaaatgaacaagaagaacaagCCTCGGTGTGTCTGCGCTCCGGATTGTTCCAATATCACTTGGAAGGGTCCTGTCTGTGGACTAGATGGCAAGACCTACAAAAATGAATGCGCTCTCCTCAAAGCCAGATGTAAAGAGCAGCCAGAGCTAGAAGTTCAGTACCAAGGCAAATGTAAAA AGACTTGTAGGGATGTTTTATGTCCAGGCAGTTCCACGTGTGTGGTGGATCAAACCAATAATGCCTACTGTGTGACATGTAATCGGATTTGTCCAGAGCCTACCTCCTCTGAACAGTATCTCTGTGGGAATGATGGAATAACTTATCCTAGTGCCTGTCACCTGAGAAAGGCTACCTGCCTGCTGGGCAGATCGATTGGATTAGCCTACGAGGGAAAATGTATCA CAAAATCCTGTGAAGACATCCATTGCAGTAGTGGGAAGAAATGTTTGTGGGACTTCAAGGTTGGCAGAGGCCGGTGTTCACTCTGTGATGAGTTGTGTCCTGAAAGTAAATCTGATGAGGCTGTCTGTGCCAGTGACAATGCTACTTATGCCAGTGAATGTGCCATGAAGGAGGCTGCCTGCTCCACAGGTGTGGTCTTGGAAGTAAAGCATTCAGGATCTTGCAACT CCATTACTGAAGAcacagaagaggaggaagaagatgaagaccAGGACTACAGCTTTCCTATATCATCAATTCTAGAGTGGTAA
- the FST gene encoding follistatin isoform X1, translating into MLNLRNQPGMLLLLILLCQLMEDRTVQAGNCWLRQAKNGRCQVLYKTNLSKEECCSTGRLSTSWTAEDVNDNTLFKWMIFNGGAPNCIPCKETCDNVDCGPGKKCKMNKKNKPRCVCAPDCSNITWKGPVCGLDGKTYKNECALLKARCKEQPELEVQYQGKCKKTCRDVLCPGSSTCVVDQTNNAYCVTCNRICPEPTSSEQYLCGNDGITYPSACHLRKATCLLGRSIGLAYEGKCIKAKSCEDIHCSSGKKCLWDFKVGRGRCSLCDELCPESKSDEAVCASDNATYASECAMKEAACSTGVVLEVKHSGSCNSITEDTEEEEEDEDQDYSFPISSILEW; encoded by the exons ATGTTAAATCTGAGAAACCAGCCGGGCATGCTTTTACTCCTGATCCTGCTGTGCCAGCTCATGGAAGATCGCACAGTCCAGG CTGGGAATTGCTGGCTGCGGCAGGCAAAGAACGGTCGTTGCCAGGTCTTGTACAAAACTAACCTCAGCAAAGAAGAGTGTTGCAGCACCGGGAGGCTTAGCACTTCGTGGACTGCTGAAGACGTGAATGATAATACGCTTTTCAAGTGGATGATTTTTAACGGGGGCGCCCCAAACTGCATCCCTTGCAAAG AAACGTGCGACAACGTGGACTGTGGACCtggaaagaaatgcaaaatgaacaagaagaacaagCCTCGGTGTGTCTGCGCTCCGGATTGTTCCAATATCACTTGGAAGGGTCCTGTCTGTGGACTAGATGGCAAGACCTACAAAAATGAATGCGCTCTCCTCAAAGCCAGATGTAAAGAGCAGCCAGAGCTAGAAGTTCAGTACCAAGGCAAATGTAAAA AGACTTGTAGGGATGTTTTATGTCCAGGCAGTTCCACGTGTGTGGTGGATCAAACCAATAATGCCTACTGTGTGACATGTAATCGGATTTGTCCAGAGCCTACCTCCTCTGAACAGTATCTCTGTGGGAATGATGGAATAACTTATCCTAGTGCCTGTCACCTGAGAAAGGCTACCTGCCTGCTGGGCAGATCGATTGGATTAGCCTACGAGGGAAAATGTATCA AAGCAAAATCCTGTGAAGACATCCATTGCAGTAGTGGGAAGAAATGTTTGTGGGACTTCAAGGTTGGCAGAGGCCGGTGTTCACTCTGTGATGAGTTGTGTCCTGAAAGTAAATCTGATGAGGCTGTCTGTGCCAGTGACAATGCTACTTATGCCAGTGAATGTGCCATGAAGGAGGCTGCCTGCTCCACAGGTGTGGTCTTGGAAGTAAAGCATTCAGGATCTTGCAACT CCATTACTGAAGAcacagaagaggaggaagaagatgaagaccAGGACTACAGCTTTCCTATATCATCAATTCTAGAGTGGTAA
- the FST gene encoding follistatin isoform X4, with product MLNLRNQPGMLLLLILLCQLMEDRTVQAGNCWLRQAKNGRCQVLYKTNLSKEECCSTGRLSTSWTAEDVNDNTLFKWMIFNGGAPNCIPCKETCDNVDCGPGKKCKMNKKNKPRCVCAPDCSNITWKGPVCGLDGKTYKNECALLKARCKEQPELEVQYQGKCKKTCRDVLCPGSSTCVVDQTNNAYCVTCNRICPEPTSSEQYLCGNDGITYPSACHLRKATCLLGRSIGLAYEGKCITKSCEDIHCSSGKKCLWDFKVGRGRCSLCDELCPESKSDEAVCASDNATYASECAMKEAACSTGVVLEVKHSGSCN from the exons ATGTTAAATCTGAGAAACCAGCCGGGCATGCTTTTACTCCTGATCCTGCTGTGCCAGCTCATGGAAGATCGCACAGTCCAGG CTGGGAATTGCTGGCTGCGGCAGGCAAAGAACGGTCGTTGCCAGGTCTTGTACAAAACTAACCTCAGCAAAGAAGAGTGTTGCAGCACCGGGAGGCTTAGCACTTCGTGGACTGCTGAAGACGTGAATGATAATACGCTTTTCAAGTGGATGATTTTTAACGGGGGCGCCCCAAACTGCATCCCTTGCAAAG AAACGTGCGACAACGTGGACTGTGGACCtggaaagaaatgcaaaatgaacaagaagaacaagCCTCGGTGTGTCTGCGCTCCGGATTGTTCCAATATCACTTGGAAGGGTCCTGTCTGTGGACTAGATGGCAAGACCTACAAAAATGAATGCGCTCTCCTCAAAGCCAGATGTAAAGAGCAGCCAGAGCTAGAAGTTCAGTACCAAGGCAAATGTAAAA AGACTTGTAGGGATGTTTTATGTCCAGGCAGTTCCACGTGTGTGGTGGATCAAACCAATAATGCCTACTGTGTGACATGTAATCGGATTTGTCCAGAGCCTACCTCCTCTGAACAGTATCTCTGTGGGAATGATGGAATAACTTATCCTAGTGCCTGTCACCTGAGAAAGGCTACCTGCCTGCTGGGCAGATCGATTGGATTAGCCTACGAGGGAAAATGTATCA CAAAATCCTGTGAAGACATCCATTGCAGTAGTGGGAAGAAATGTTTGTGGGACTTCAAGGTTGGCAGAGGCCGGTGTTCACTCTGTGATGAGTTGTGTCCTGAAAGTAAATCTGATGAGGCTGTCTGTGCCAGTGACAATGCTACTTATGCCAGTGAATGTGCCATGAAGGAGGCTGCCTGCTCCACAGGTGTGGTCTTGGAAGTAAAGCATTCAGGATCTTGCAACT GA
- the FST gene encoding follistatin isoform X3, which yields MLNLRNQPGMLLLLILLCQLMEDRTVQAGNCWLRQAKNGRCQVLYKTNLSKEECCSTGRLSTSWTAEDVNDNTLFKWMIFNGGAPNCIPCKETCDNVDCGPGKKCKMNKKNKPRCVCAPDCSNITWKGPVCGLDGKTYKNECALLKARCKEQPELEVQYQGKCKKTCRDVLCPGSSTCVVDQTNNAYCVTCNRICPEPTSSEQYLCGNDGITYPSACHLRKATCLLGRSIGLAYEGKCIKAKSCEDIHCSSGKKCLWDFKVGRGRCSLCDELCPESKSDEAVCASDNATYASECAMKEAACSTGVVLEVKHSGSCN from the exons ATGTTAAATCTGAGAAACCAGCCGGGCATGCTTTTACTCCTGATCCTGCTGTGCCAGCTCATGGAAGATCGCACAGTCCAGG CTGGGAATTGCTGGCTGCGGCAGGCAAAGAACGGTCGTTGCCAGGTCTTGTACAAAACTAACCTCAGCAAAGAAGAGTGTTGCAGCACCGGGAGGCTTAGCACTTCGTGGACTGCTGAAGACGTGAATGATAATACGCTTTTCAAGTGGATGATTTTTAACGGGGGCGCCCCAAACTGCATCCCTTGCAAAG AAACGTGCGACAACGTGGACTGTGGACCtggaaagaaatgcaaaatgaacaagaagaacaagCCTCGGTGTGTCTGCGCTCCGGATTGTTCCAATATCACTTGGAAGGGTCCTGTCTGTGGACTAGATGGCAAGACCTACAAAAATGAATGCGCTCTCCTCAAAGCCAGATGTAAAGAGCAGCCAGAGCTAGAAGTTCAGTACCAAGGCAAATGTAAAA AGACTTGTAGGGATGTTTTATGTCCAGGCAGTTCCACGTGTGTGGTGGATCAAACCAATAATGCCTACTGTGTGACATGTAATCGGATTTGTCCAGAGCCTACCTCCTCTGAACAGTATCTCTGTGGGAATGATGGAATAACTTATCCTAGTGCCTGTCACCTGAGAAAGGCTACCTGCCTGCTGGGCAGATCGATTGGATTAGCCTACGAGGGAAAATGTATCA AAGCAAAATCCTGTGAAGACATCCATTGCAGTAGTGGGAAGAAATGTTTGTGGGACTTCAAGGTTGGCAGAGGCCGGTGTTCACTCTGTGATGAGTTGTGTCCTGAAAGTAAATCTGATGAGGCTGTCTGTGCCAGTGACAATGCTACTTATGCCAGTGAATGTGCCATGAAGGAGGCTGCCTGCTCCACAGGTGTGGTCTTGGAAGTAAAGCATTCAGGATCTTGCAACT GA